Proteins from one Desulfobacterales bacterium genomic window:
- a CDS encoding rhomboid family protein, whose translation MKISNLRCFNHNDREAVAKCLECMNFFCRECVTEHDDRLLCALCIEKLTKSKEHIKYKFPNLKCLFKFLLGMGIIWIFFFYLGRLILNLPEAFHEGSIWKNQW comes from the coding sequence ATGAAAATAAGCAATCTTAGATGTTTTAACCATAACGATAGAGAAGCTGTAGCAAAATGCCTTGAATGCATGAATTTTTTTTGCCGAGAATGTGTTACAGAACATGATGATCGGCTTTTATGTGCGCTATGCATTGAAAAATTGACTAAAAGCAAGGAACATATTAAATATAAATTCCCTAATTTAAAGTGCCTCTTCAAGTTTTTATTAGGAATGGGCATAATATGGATTTTCTTTTTTTACTTAGGAAGATTAATATTAAACTTACCTGAAGCTTTCCATGAAGGCTCTATTTGGAAAAATCAATGGTGA
- a CDS encoding tetratricopeptide repeat protein, whose product MIQKVMPIQDAIFLGLKLANDGNIKNAKNILNKIIIDLPEDAKSLHLLGSLAFRLKKYELAADFVSKAIQLDPSNEDFYIDMGSLFNILNKYDEALNMYQKVVSLNPNRIEAHNNIGIIFRLKSEYNKAIESYKYAISIEPNYAAAYNNLGITYIEIGKFNDAIESFKMAASLNPNFSEAYSNLGDVYSKELKWDLALQAYQKSIKISPNSSEIHNSIGVTLKKLNKMKKAEKSLKKAIELNPNYVDAYDNLGNVLLVLKKIDEAISCYNKAIEINPNSLSSYYNLAFALRDTDRTNESIEAFKKVVELDPNNFSAQHLLDALQGNTTEIAPKQYVKSLFDMYSKKFDQHLLEILEYRTPQIILKTIEPFIDNGGQTNALPFQNTLDLGCGTGLSGLIFKDLTERLTGIDISGKMINEAKKKNVYDKIYVTDIIEYLKSTDEKYDCFIASDVFVYFGDMLPVFNSISRIALKGAFFIFSIESAQVEKYILNSTGRYSHSKDYIISLAKEHNFTLKTVHSAELRKQSQKAVIGEIFVFNYEG is encoded by the coding sequence ATGATACAAAAAGTTATGCCTATTCAGGATGCAATTTTTCTTGGATTGAAGCTCGCAAATGATGGAAATATAAAAAATGCAAAAAATATATTGAACAAGATAATTATAGATTTACCTGAAGATGCAAAATCCCTTCATTTATTGGGTAGTTTAGCGTTTAGGTTAAAAAAATACGAATTAGCGGCTGATTTTGTTTCAAAAGCTATCCAGTTAGATCCTTCAAACGAAGATTTTTATATAGATATGGGGTCGTTATTTAATATACTAAATAAATATGATGAAGCATTAAATATGTATCAAAAAGTTGTAAGCTTAAATCCTAATAGAATTGAAGCTCATAATAATATTGGAATTATCTTTCGATTAAAAAGCGAGTACAATAAAGCAATTGAATCCTATAAATATGCTATTTCTATCGAGCCGAATTATGCTGCAGCCTATAACAATTTAGGAATAACTTATATAGAGATCGGAAAATTTAATGATGCTATCGAATCGTTTAAAATGGCAGCTTCCCTCAATCCCAATTTTTCAGAAGCTTACAGCAATCTTGGAGATGTGTACTCAAAGGAATTAAAATGGGATTTAGCATTGCAAGCTTATCAAAAATCAATAAAAATATCGCCTAATTCTTCTGAAATCCATAATTCAATTGGCGTAACTTTAAAAAAATTAAATAAAATGAAAAAAGCTGAAAAGTCTTTAAAAAAAGCCATAGAACTTAATCCAAATTATGTTGATGCTTATGATAATCTCGGAAATGTTTTACTTGTTTTAAAAAAAATAGATGAAGCTATATCATGTTATAACAAGGCTATAGAAATAAATCCAAATTCTTTAAGTAGCTATTATAATCTCGCATTCGCGTTACGTGACACAGATCGAACAAATGAATCAATTGAAGCTTTTAAAAAAGTTGTTGAGTTAGACCCCAATAATTTTTCTGCTCAGCATTTACTTGATGCCCTACAAGGAAACACAACTGAAATTGCTCCTAAACAATATGTAAAATCATTATTTGATATGTATTCAAAAAAATTTGATCAACATCTTTTAGAGATTTTAGAATATAGGACGCCTCAAATCATACTTAAAACTATTGAGCCTTTTATTGATAATGGAGGTCAAACTAACGCTTTGCCATTTCAAAATACGCTTGATTTAGGCTGTGGAACAGGGCTTTCAGGTTTAATATTCAAAGATTTAACTGAACGCCTAACAGGTATTGATATTTCTGGTAAGATGATTAATGAAGCAAAAAAAAAGAATGTGTATGATAAAATTTATGTAACAGATATAATAGAATATCTGAAATCAACGGATGAAAAATATGATTGTTTTATTGCATCAGATGTATTTGTATACTTCGGAGATATGCTTCCTGTATTTAATTCAATAAGCCGTATAGCCTTAAAAGGAGCTTTTTTTATTTTTTCTATTGAATCAGCTCAAGTAGAAAAATATATTTTAAATTCTACAGGCCGCTATTCTCATTCTAAAGACTATATTATTTCCCTAGCAAAAGAACATAATTTTACACTAAAGACTGTCCATTCTGCAGAACTTAGGAAGCAATCACAAAAAGCAGTTATTGGCGAAATTTTTGTATTTAATTATGAAGGATAA
- a CDS encoding DUF4350 domain-containing protein: MKNKKILSAFFIFIVLFFTWGIFKLFSLKFQRGDIYPPYSSLRSDPLGSKAFYESIKNLIYTERNYLSLKKFEKLNNGNQTFFCLGISIYDFMLNNEEELKSLEKFVKKGGRLIIAFFPLLKYSDSSEKSKKDNKIVDLWDVSINSKLEAFDYKDISKFTLNESVFGYVPINTSLYFSIENTEWKALLSIDEYPIIIENTWEKGSIILCADSYFFSNECLQKYRSTDLFSYMIGYSDKVIFDEFHFGIAQSENVSDFIISSRLYWFIIVLFVIFGLFIWKNSMPLVPLNEEFEKEYLISDKDYGKGLIGLIKQNISQKDLLNICFIEWKKTINLYKKIDPQKLNRIKEIIGKESHKPFNQQNLIKSYNAIYNILKR; encoded by the coding sequence TTGAAAAATAAAAAAATACTTTCAGCATTTTTTATTTTTATTGTTTTATTTTTTACATGGGGGATTTTTAAACTTTTTAGTTTAAAATTTCAAAGGGGAGACATATATCCTCCGTATTCGTCTTTAAGGTCAGATCCTTTAGGAAGTAAAGCTTTTTATGAATCTATCAAAAATCTTATTTACACTGAAAGAAATTATTTATCCTTAAAAAAATTTGAAAAACTTAATAATGGAAATCAAACTTTTTTTTGTTTAGGAATATCAATTTATGATTTTATGCTTAATAATGAAGAAGAGTTAAAGAGCCTTGAAAAATTTGTAAAAAAGGGGGGGAGGCTTATAATAGCTTTTTTTCCTTTGCTCAAATATTCCGATAGCTCTGAAAAATCCAAAAAAGATAATAAAATTGTTGATTTATGGGATGTTTCTATTAATTCCAAGCTTGAGGCATTTGACTATAAAGACATAAGTAAATTCACTTTGAATGAAAGTGTATTTGGATATGTTCCAATAAATACAAGTTTATATTTTTCAATTGAAAACACAGAGTGGAAAGCTTTATTATCGATTGATGAATATCCTATAATTATTGAGAACACATGGGAGAAAGGTTCTATAATTCTTTGCGCTGACAGTTATTTTTTTAGCAATGAATGCCTTCAAAAATATAGAAGTACTGACTTATTTTCTTATATGATTGGTTATTCTGATAAAGTGATATTTGATGAATTTCATTTTGGAATAGCTCAGTCAGAGAATGTTTCGGATTTTATTATTTCAAGCCGTTTATATTGGTTCATTATAGTTTTATTTGTAATATTTGGCTTATTTATTTGGAAGAATTCGATGCCATTAGTTCCTCTAAATGAAGAATTTGAAAAAGAATACTTGATTTCAGACAAAGATTATGGAAAGGGATTAATAGGTCTTATTAAACAAAATATATCTCAAAAAGACTTATTGAACATATGTTTTATTGAATGGAAAAAAACAATAAACTTATATAAAAAAATAGACCCTCAAAAATTAAATAGAATAAAAGAAATTATAGGCAAAGAAAGCCATAAGCCTTTTAATCAACAAAATTTAATTAAATCTTATAATGCTATTTATAATATTTTAAAAAGGTAA
- a CDS encoding Mrp/NBP35 family ATP-binding protein produces MTSCKSSSCNCGHDSAQERDTSVEDSLNKIKKKFLVMSGKGGVGKTSVSVNLSIALANKGFKVGLLDVDIHGPDIPRMLGFQGLLDINEKKRLIPMQYSENLKAVSIESVSRNRDDAIIWRGPIKHSVIMQFIGEVEWGDLDFLIIDAPPGTGDEPLTIAQTIRDAKAIIVTTPQEVALADVRKSINFCKIANMEIFGMIENMSIFKCPHCANTLELFGAGGGEKTSKDFNINFLGKIPFDPNLVACSDMGISYQERYKDSETSQAFTKIAEKVASAL; encoded by the coding sequence ATGACTTCATGTAAAAGTTCATCTTGTAACTGTGGGCATGATTCTGCTCAAGAACGAGATACATCTGTTGAGGATTCTTTGAACAAGATAAAAAAAAAGTTTCTTGTTATGAGCGGTAAAGGAGGAGTTGGAAAAACGAGTGTTTCTGTTAACTTATCAATTGCTCTTGCAAATAAAGGCTTTAAAGTAGGTCTTCTTGATGTTGATATACACGGACCCGATATCCCAAGAATGCTTGGTTTTCAAGGATTGCTCGATATAAACGAAAAGAAAAGACTTATTCCAATGCAGTATTCTGAAAATTTAAAAGCCGTTTCTATTGAATCTGTAAGCAGAAATAGAGATGATGCTATTATTTGGCGAGGTCCAATAAAACATTCCGTTATAATGCAATTTATCGGAGAAGTTGAATGGGGAGATCTTGATTTTCTAATTATTGATGCTCCCCCTGGAACAGGAGATGAGCCTTTAACTATTGCTCAAACAATAAGAGATGCAAAAGCTATTATAGTTACAACTCCCCAAGAAGTTGCCCTTGCTGATGTTAGAAAATCTATCAATTTTTGTAAAATAGCTAATATGGAAATTTTCGGAATGATTGAAAACATGAGCATTTTTAAATGCCCCCATTGTGCCAATACACTAGAGCTTTTCGGAGCAGGCGGAGGAGAAAAAACGTCTAAAGATTTTAATATAAATTTTCTCGGCAAAATTCCATTTGATCCCAATTTAGTTGCTTGTAGTGATATGGGAATATCTTATCAAGAGAGATATAAAGATTCTGAAACATCGCAAGCTTTTACTAAAATAGCCGAAAAAGTAGCATCGGCATTATAA
- a CDS encoding PqqD family protein, which produces MNLYTKVVRCSEVLTSPAHEELVMFDAEAGKYYGLNEMATIIWNKLENMISIEKLCSDLIKNFEVSEDICQKEVISVLTKMHEKKLITIRE; this is translated from the coding sequence GTGAATTTATATACTAAAGTTGTTCGCTGTTCAGAAGTTCTCACTTCGCCAGCTCATGAAGAGCTTGTTATGTTTGATGCTGAAGCAGGAAAATATTACGGACTAAATGAAATGGCAACTATTATTTGGAATAAGCTTGAAAACATGATCAGCATTGAAAAACTCTGTAGTGATCTTATAAAAAATTTTGAAGTATCTGAAGATATCTGTCAAAAAGAAGTTATATCAGTTTTAACAAAAATGCATGAAAAAAAGCTTATCACTATTAGAGAATAA
- a CDS encoding lasso peptide biosynthesis B2 protein: MRKYTDLIIKFLKKSLNEKIIYLEVIFWLAITRLSILTLHFKFIARFLGKHMAESEKQHPPHTMKKARVIAARIYTLSKYLPWECKCLVQAISGKMMLKKRKITNTMYLGVCKDNHGMLMAHAWLRVGDSIILGGDVKRFTVVATFA; encoded by the coding sequence TTGAGGAAATATACAGACCTTATAATCAAATTTTTAAAAAAATCTCTTAATGAAAAAATAATTTATCTGGAGGTTATATTTTGGCTTGCTATCACTCGCCTATCCATTTTAACACTGCATTTCAAATTTATTGCCCGTTTTTTAGGAAAACATATGGCGGAATCCGAGAAACAACATCCTCCCCATACAATGAAAAAGGCAAGAGTTATTGCAGCACGAATTTATACCTTAAGTAAATATTTACCTTGGGAATGCAAATGTCTTGTTCAGGCCATTTCAGGCAAAATGATGCTGAAAAAACGTAAAATTACAAATACCATGTATCTTGGTGTTTGTAAAGATAACCATGGAATGCTTATGGCTCATGCGTGGCTGCGCGTTGGAGATTCAATCATACTGGGTGGTGATGTTAAACGATTTACAGTAGTAGCTACGTTTGCATAA
- a CDS encoding ABC transporter ATP-binding protein has product MIKNISDIYIKFKQQLPYLPMAFKLIHQSAGKLAIIWIILLLLQGLLPIAAVYLTRTLVDSIVAMIGLGGGWESMMSIFPAGIAMIIVLIAGEVLRGVSKWIRTDQSERVQDYVHGLIHDKAIQIDISFYDTPEYYDQLHRARIDAISRPAALIENAGIMIQSFITLAAMGGVLLTFGIWIPLLLLFSTLPALLVVFRHTIRFHHWRIRNTKDTRKTSYYDMILTQREAALEMRLFGLGPHFQTLFKNLRKRLRKERVELVRSEAVSQAVAALIGLASLVGALVWIALQVLRGAVGLGSIALFYQAFYQGQRMMRSLLSSAGEIYRNIMFLENLFEFLSIKPRISSPDKEIDYPFLKKAIDLQNVTFLYPGNAQPALENFNLHIPAGKITALMGENGAGKTTLIKLICRFYDPEKGCLLIDGTDIKNFSFESLRIRITVLFQEPVRYHDTVFNNIAFGDIDNNPNIDQIKTASRASGADIPINRLPETYESVLGKWFGGAELSGGEWQRLALARAFLRKAELIILDEPTSSMDSWAESDWLMRFHQIVDGRTALIITHRLTTALQADVIHVMEKGRIIESGSHQELIDVNGRYAESWTRQMKQERN; this is encoded by the coding sequence ATGATAAAAAATATTTCCGATATATATATAAAATTCAAACAACAACTCCCTTATTTGCCAATGGCCTTTAAACTAATTCATCAATCAGCTGGGAAATTAGCCATTATTTGGATAATATTGTTGCTATTACAGGGATTGCTCCCGATTGCTGCTGTTTATCTTACGCGAACATTGGTAGATAGTATTGTTGCAATGATTGGTTTAGGCGGTGGATGGGAGTCTATGATGTCAATTTTTCCCGCAGGTATTGCAATGATTATAGTTCTTATTGCAGGTGAAGTGTTACGGGGCGTTAGTAAATGGATACGTACTGACCAGTCTGAACGTGTGCAAGATTACGTTCATGGGCTTATTCATGATAAAGCTATACAGATCGATATTTCCTTTTATGACACTCCAGAATATTACGATCAATTGCATCGTGCCAGAATAGATGCTATTAGTCGTCCTGCAGCACTTATAGAAAATGCTGGAATAATGATACAAAGTTTTATTACATTAGCAGCCATGGGAGGGGTTTTACTGACATTCGGGATATGGATTCCATTGTTGTTGTTATTCAGTACTTTGCCAGCGCTTTTAGTTGTATTTCGTCACACGATTCGTTTCCATCACTGGCGGATTAGAAATACTAAGGATACTAGAAAAACTTCTTATTATGATATGATACTTACCCAGAGGGAAGCTGCTTTGGAGATGAGGTTGTTTGGTCTTGGTCCTCATTTTCAAACACTTTTTAAAAATTTGCGCAAACGATTACGCAAAGAACGGGTAGAGCTTGTCCGTAGTGAAGCTGTATCACAGGCAGTAGCTGCACTCATAGGCCTGGCAAGTTTAGTCGGTGCCCTTGTTTGGATTGCGCTTCAGGTATTAAGAGGTGCAGTTGGTCTGGGCAGTATAGCTCTTTTCTATCAAGCGTTTTATCAAGGTCAACGAATGATGCGTTCACTTTTAAGCAGTGCTGGAGAGATTTATCGTAACATCATGTTTTTAGAAAATCTTTTTGAATTCCTATCGATAAAACCCCGGATATCTTCGCCTGATAAGGAGATAGACTATCCCTTCTTAAAAAAAGCGATAGACCTACAAAATGTTACTTTTTTATATCCTGGTAATGCTCAGCCAGCCTTAGAAAATTTTAATTTACACATTCCGGCTGGAAAAATTACTGCGTTGATGGGTGAAAACGGAGCTGGAAAAACTACTTTGATAAAACTTATCTGTCGTTTTTATGATCCTGAAAAAGGTTGTCTACTTATTGATGGAACTGATATAAAAAATTTTTCTTTTGAATCTCTTAGAATACGAATTACTGTGCTTTTTCAAGAGCCGGTTCGCTATCATGACACGGTTTTTAATAATATTGCTTTTGGCGATATAGATAATAATCCTAATATTGACCAGATAAAAACCGCAAGCAGGGCATCAGGAGCTGATATTCCAATCAATCGCTTGCCTGAAACCTATGAATCAGTTTTGGGTAAATGGTTTGGAGGAGCTGAACTTAGTGGTGGAGAATGGCAGAGATTAGCATTAGCCAGAGCATTCTTGAGAAAAGCGGAATTAATTATTTTAGATGAGCCGACCAGTTCTATGGATTCCTGGGCAGAGTCGGACTGGCTAATGCGTTTTCATCAGATCGTTGACGGAAGAACCGCTTTGATTATTACTCATCGTTTAACTACAGCCTTGCAGGCGGATGTAATTCATGTTATGGAAAAAGGAAGAATCATTGAATCTGGCAGCCATCAGGAATTAATAGATGTTAATGGACGCTATGCAGAATCATGGACAAGACAGATGAAACAGGAACGTAATTAA
- a CDS encoding nucleotidyltransferase family protein: protein MKTMRWEVSQLLMDCLKRNEPDFDDSRLENLSLEDWQDFLEIAKAQRVIPLLWHRLKQKGLNESIPVNNAEVLIQALRMNTMRNMTLYGELKNLLSILNSEGRPLILLKGIFLANSVYENLGLREMNDIDVLARPEDVERIVDILKSMGYSSSEFIFSEAMFRTLRHVPRMIKSEQGVGFEIHWTLTKPDETFVGAKDLWERAVPIDIFGCKAMTLSPEDLLLHICQHTSHQHLFEFGLRPFCDISEIIDKIKPKIDWEIITELTFKSGCHKGVYMALRLAKDLVGADIPSDVLKRIMPIDMTETVLTACRAQVLSDKSFIASMPVPFVKLLESGSLWEKIRIFWNQLFLPKAVIASQYSVPMDSIRIYGYYPLRFIDLFRRHWQTFTKYQQKDEGLKPISERKILIADWLEH from the coding sequence ATGAAAACAATGCGATGGGAAGTTTCTCAGCTACTGATGGACTGTTTAAAAAGAAACGAACCTGATTTCGACGATTCGAGATTGGAAAACCTTTCTCTTGAGGACTGGCAAGATTTTTTAGAGATAGCAAAGGCGCAGAGGGTTATACCCCTGCTATGGCATAGGCTCAAGCAAAAAGGACTAAATGAGTCCATTCCCGTTAATAATGCGGAAGTACTAATTCAAGCTTTACGAATGAACACTATGCGTAATATGACGCTTTATGGAGAACTTAAGAACTTATTATCTATTCTTAATTCTGAAGGAAGACCCCTGATACTGCTCAAAGGCATATTTTTAGCGAATTCAGTTTATGAAAATTTGGGGCTTAGAGAAATGAACGATATTGATGTGCTTGCCCGTCCTGAAGATGTTGAACGAATTGTGGATATTTTAAAAAGTATGGGGTATTCTTCGAGCGAATTTATCTTTTCAGAAGCCATGTTCAGAACACTGAGGCATGTGCCCCGTATGATTAAAAGTGAACAGGGCGTTGGCTTTGAAATTCATTGGACTTTGACAAAACCTGATGAAACATTTGTAGGTGCAAAAGATTTATGGGAACGTGCTGTGCCCATTGATATATTTGGCTGTAAAGCAATGACTTTATCGCCAGAAGACTTGTTGCTGCATATTTGCCAGCACACCTCCCATCAGCATTTATTTGAATTTGGTTTAAGACCTTTTTGTGATATTTCAGAAATTATAGATAAAATTAAGCCGAAGATTGACTGGGAGATAATAACAGAGCTAACATTTAAAAGTGGCTGTCATAAGGGAGTTTATATGGCACTGCGGTTGGCAAAAGATTTAGTAGGAGCTGATATCCCATCAGATGTCTTAAAAAGGATAATGCCTATAGACATGACAGAAACAGTCCTTACTGCATGTAGGGCGCAGGTTTTAAGTGATAAAAGCTTTATCGCTTCTATGCCAGTGCCTTTTGTAAAACTTTTAGAAAGCGGCAGTTTATGGGAAAAAATTAGAATTTTTTGGAATCAACTTTTTCTGCCAAAGGCAGTTATAGCCTCACAATATTCAGTTCCAATGGATTCCATAAGAATTTATGGTTATTATCCTCTCAGATTTATTGATTTATTTCGCCGCCATTGGCAGACTTTTACAAAATATCAACAAAAAGATGAGGGCTTAAAGCCTATTTCTGAACGTAAAATCCTTATTGCAGACTGGCTGGAGCATTAA